The proteins below are encoded in one region of Drosophila santomea strain STO CAGO 1482 chromosome 2R, Prin_Dsan_1.1, whole genome shotgun sequence:
- the LOC120447049 gene encoding kinesin-like protein KIF13A isoform X12: MASDKIKVAVRVRPFNRREIELDTKCIVEMEKQQTILQNPPTLEKIERKQPKTFAFDHCFYSSNPEDENFASQETVFDCVGRGILDNAFQGYNACIFAYGQTGSGKSYTMMGSQESKGIIPRLCDQLFSAIANKSTPELMYKVEVSYMEIYNEKVHDLLDPKPNKQSLKVREHNVMGPYVDGLSQLAVTSYQDIDNLMTEGNKSRTVAATNMNAESSRSHAVFSVVLTQILTDQATGVSGEKVSRMSLVDLAGSERAVKTGAVGDRLKEGSNINKSLTTLGLVISKLADQSNGKKSGNDKFVPYRDSVLTWLLKDNLGGNSRTVMVATISPSADNYEETLSTLRYADRAKRIVNHAVVNEDPNARIIRELRHEVETLRSMLKHATGSPVGDVQDKLAESENLMKQISQTWEEKLVKTERIQNERQQALEKMGISVQASGIKVEKNKYYLVNLNADPSLNELLVYYLKDRTLIGGRSISGQQPDIQLSGLGIQPEHCVITIEDSGLYMEPVQGARCFVNGSAAVEKTPLQNGDRILWGNHHFFRVNSPKSNNTSMCASEPQTPAQLIDYNFARDEIMQNELSNDPIQTAIARLERQHEEDKQVALEKQRQEYERQFQQLRNILSPSTPYAPYAPYDPLRMGKITPNTPTSQMRVEKWAQERDEMFRRSLGQLKTDIMRANSLVQEANFLAEEMEKKTKFSVTLQIPPANLSPNRRRGAFVSEPAILVKRTNSGSQIWTMEKLENKLIDMREMYQEHKERVLNGLDEDNAKPQDPFYESQENHNLIGVANIFLEVLFHDVKLDYHTPIISQQGEVAGRLQVEIERIAGQMPQDRMCESVSESSGDSRDEYDDPVDPSSNQITCRVTIKCASGLPLSLSNFVFCQYTFWGHQEMVVPVINAESTAHDQNMVFKFEHTQDFTVTINEEFLEHCIEGALSIEVWGHRSAGFSKTKGWEVEQQQAKARSLVDRWAELSRKIELWVEIHELNDNGEYSPVEVTNRNEVLTGGIYQLRQGQQRRVNVRVKPVQNSGTLPIICQSIVNVAIGSVTVRSRLQRPLDSYQEEDLTVLREKWSEALGRRRQYLDQQIQMLIKKEEKNEQERERELSLVHQWVSLTEERNAVLVPAPGSGIPGAPASWEPPSGMEPHVPVLFLNLNGDDLSAQNTNDELSVAGINSILSKEHGHKFYTLQILQHLDKDVCCVASWDSSMHDSQALNRVTEANERVYLILRTTVRLSHPAPMDLVLRKRLSINIKKGQTLTDRLKKFRLVRGENAIWQSGVTYEVVSNIPKASEELEDRESLAQLAASGDDCSASDGETYIEKYTRGVSAVESILTLDRLRQNVAVKELETAHGQPLSMRKTVSVPNFSQAVKDTTNTGSIMRFDASMESLLNVGRSESFADLNNSALGNKFTPGHSPAGAGGVIRSRHSFGGKGSSDDSPGKAFGIARPTFLNLNLNLNTLRIAPTKPSPATSKLLGMRMTTLHEEPLGGHRSLDEEPEDSYSDSEYAAEYEQERQQNKSMATRSRLTASKTMDSFMDVSSHSNQSYLSYTSSANTNMKHLTGLATLSMSSSTSSGYGSQAVSCNNLSNEDIASMRSMSIDETPDFDRVNSNSPPNRLARVNPFLKDMPKAKIQEQPEPQAKKLQEAFTHPLEQLEARENAQSDEDECAQLPKNNNNNEDLVKEPNQPAGQTEMEEAEPQPESRTEFATDNQNGNRSSDELSHSSEDLLEGDGIVREELPAGKVVRRKKSNTQPPTNGNSINNNNNSTSQAPRINHRASVAKMEGLAAYMDSSIMTSSTEVDEESKDVEVVLPEWIEVGESVVIRPYNTSGVIRFVGTTEFQPGAWIGVELDTPTGKNDGSVKGVQYFQCKPKHGMFVRSDKLMLDKRGKAMRAYKAAEKSNSISKEMSTSMTGSMTRSKSRGDSLNLSARK, translated from the exons aTGGCGAGTGATAAGATCAAAGTCGCCGTAAGGGTGCGACCCTTCAATCGCCGAG AAATCGAACTGGATACGAAATGTATCgtagaaatggaaaaacagCAGACTATTCTGCAGAATCCGCCAACACTGGAGAAAATCGAAAG AAAACAACCAAAGACATTTGCATTCGATCACTGCTTTTACTCATCGAACCCCGAGGACGAGAACTTTGCGTCCCAGGAGACTGTGTTCGATTGCGTGGGACGTGGAATTCTGGATAATGCATTCCAGGGCTATAATGCGTGCATATTCGCTTACGGCCAGACAG GTTCTGGCAAGTCCTACACGATGATGGGCTCCCAGGAGAGCAAGGGCATCATTCCACGTCTGTGTGACCAGCTCTTCTCGGCCATAGCAAACAAATCCACACCAGAGCTTATGTACAAGGTGGAGGTGTCCTACATGGAGATTTATAACGAGAAGGTCCACGATCTGCTCGATCCCAAGCCGAACAAACAGTCGCTCAAGGTACGCGAGCATAATGTAATGGGCCCGTATGTGGACGGACTGTCGCAGCTGGCTGTGACATCCTATCAGGATATCGACAACCTGATGACCGAGGGCAACAAGTCGCGAACGGTGGCCGCCACCAATATGAACGCCGAGTCGTCGCGCTCCCACGCCGTCTTCTCGGTGGTCCTCACGCAGATACTCACGGATCAGGCGACGGGCGTGAGCGGCGAGAAGGTGTCCCGCATGTCCCTGGTGGATTTGGCTGGCTCCGAGCGGGCTGTGAAAACGGGAGCTGTTGGCGATCGTCTCAAGGAAGGCTCCAACATCAACAA ATCTCTGACCACACTTGGCCTGGTCATCTCCAAGCTGGCCGATCAATCCAATGGCAAGAAGAGCGGTAACGACAAATTCGTTCCCTACCGCGATTCCGTGCTCACCTGGCTGCTAAAGGACAACTTGGGTGGCAACTCCAGGACTGTAATGGTAGCGACAATCTCGCCGTCAGCAGATAATTACGAGGAGACGCTTTCCACGCTGCGTTATGCAGATCGAGCCAAGCGCATTGTTAACCACGCTGTTGTCAACGAAGATCCCAATGCCCGCATCATTCGTGAGCTGCGACACGAGGTGGAGACCCTCAGAAGTATGCTGAAACATGCCACTGGTTCACCGGTGGGCGATGTGCAGGATAAGCTAGCGGAGAGCGAGAACCTGATGAAACAGATTTCGCAGACTTGGGAGGAGAAGCTGGTTAAGACAGAACGCATTCAGAACGAACGGCAGCAGGCTCTAGAGAAAATGGGCATTAGTGTACAGGCCAGTGGCATCAAGGTAGAGAAGAACAAGTACTACTTGGTCAATTTAAATGCCGATCCGTCCCTCAACGAGTTGCTGGTCTACTATCTGAAG GATCGCACACTGATTGGTGGACGCAGTATCAGTGGCCAGCAGCCGGATATACAACTTTCCGGTCTCGGAATTCAGCCCGAACACTGTGTGATCACCATCGAAGATAGTGGACTATATATGGAGCCAGTGCAGGGAGCGCGCTGCTTTGTCAACGGATCTGCTGCTGTCGAAAAGACACCACTCCAGAACGGCGACCGTATCCTGTGGGGCAACCACCACTTTTTCCGCGTCAACTCGCCGAAGAGTAACAACACTAGTATGTGCGCCTCGGAGCCCCAGACGCCGGCGCAACTGATTGATTACAATTTCGCACGCGATGAGATTATGCAGAACGAACTGAGCAACGACCCTATCCAGACGGCCATTGCTCGACTGGAACGCCAGCACGAGGAAGATAAGCAGGTGGCGCTTGAAAAACAACGTCAGGAGTACGAGCGTCAGTTCCAGCAGCTGCGCAATATTCTGTCGCCTAGTACACCGTATGCTCCTTACGCTCCTTACGATCCACTGCGCATGGGCAAGATTACCCCAAATACTCCCACCTCGCAGATGCGGGTGGAAAAGTGGGCACAG GAACGAGATGAGATGTTCCGTCGCAGTTTGGGTCAGCTGAAAACGGATATTATGCGTGCGAATTCCCTGGTCCAGGAGGCCAACTTTTTGGCCGAGGAGATGGAGAAGAAGACCAAGTTTTCAGTCACTCTGCAGATTCCGCCAGCCAATCTGAGTCCCAACAGAAGGCGTGGGGCATTTGTCAGCGAACCCGCTATTCTGGTGAAGCGCACAAACTCCGGTAGCCAGATCTGGACGATGGAGAAGCTGGAAAACAAGCTGATTGACATGCGCGAGATGTACCAGGAGCACAAGGAGCGCGTTTTAAACGGATTG GACGAGGATAATGCCAAGCCACAGGATCCGTTTTACGAGTCGCAAGAGAACCACAATCTCATTGGCGTGGCAAATATATTCCTGGAGGTTCTGTTTCATGACGTCAAGCTGGACTACCACACGCCGATCATCAGCCAGCAAGGCGAGGTAGCGGGTCGTCTACAGGTGGAGATCGAACGGATTGCCGGCCAAATGCCACAAGACCGCATGTGCGAGTCCGTCTCAGAATCGTCTGGCGATTCACGGGACGAGTACGATGACCCGGTGGATCCCTCATCCAATCAGATTACCTGCCGTGTGACGATCAAGTGCGCCAGTGGACTGCCATTATCGCTCTCCAACTTTGTCTTCTGCCAGTACACTTTTTGGGGTCACCAAGAGATGGTTGTCCCGGTTATCAATGCCGAATCAACGGCGCACGACCAGAACATGGTGTTTAAGTTCGAACACACCCAGGACTTCACGGTTACCATAAACGAAGAGTTTTTGGAGCACTGCATAGAAGGAGCTCTGTCCATCGAGGTGTGGGGCCATCGCAGTGCCGGCTTCTCCAAGACAAAGGGCTGGGaagtggagcagcagcaagccAAGGCCCGTTCCCTGGTCGATCGCTGGGCGGAGCTGTCGCGGAAGATCGAGCTTTGGGTGGAGATCCACGAGCTTAATGACAACGGCGAATATTCGCCTGTAGAGGTGACCAATCGCAACGAGGTCTTAACCGGTGGCATTTACCAGTTGCGTCAGGGTCAGCAACGGCGTGTAAATGTACGAGTGAAGCCGGTGCAGAACTCTGGCACCTTGCCCATTATCTGCCAGTCGATTGTGAACGTTGCCATTGGCAGTGTGACAGTGCGATCTCGGCTGCAGCGACCACTGGATTCTTACCAGGAGGAAGATCTCACCGTGCTGCGCGAGAAGTGGAGCGAAGCACTGGGACGAAGACGTCAATATCTTGATCAACAAATCCAAATGCTTATAAAGAAGGAGGAGAAGAACGAGCAGGAGCGAGAGAGGGAGCTAAGCTTGGTTCATCAGTGGGTCTCGTTGACGGAGGAGCGCAATGCGGTGCTGGTGCCAGCTCCTGGCTCAGGCATTCCCGGAGCACCTGCCTCATGGGAGCCACCGTCCGGCATGGAGCCCCATGTGCCCGTCCTCTTCCTCAACCTTAACGGCGACGATTTGTCGGCACAGAACACCAACGATGAGCTCTCCGTCGCGGGCATTAATTCCATTCTGTCCAAGGAGCATGGACATAAGTTCTACACGCTGCAAATCCTGCAGCACCTGGATAAGGACGTGTGCTGTGTGGCCAGCTGGGACTCTTCGATGCACGACAGTCAAGCCCTGAACCGTGTCACTGAGGCCAACGAGCGGGTCTACCTTATTCTGCGCACCACGGTACGCCTTTCGCATCCAGCGCCCATGGATCTCGTGCTCCGCAAGCGACTGAGCATTAACATCAAGAAGGGACAGACGCTAACCGACCGCCTTAAGAAATTCCGACTCGTGCGGGGAGAGAATGCCATCTGGCAGAGCGGCGTCACCTATGAGGTGGTCTCTAACATTCCAAAGGCTTCCGAGGAGTTGGAGGACCGCGAGTCCCTTGCGCAATTGGCGGCCAGCGGAGATGATTGCTCCGCAAGTGATGGCGAAACCTACATAG AGAAATACACGCGCGGTGTTTCGGCGGTGGAGAGCATACTGACTCTGGATCGACTGCGGCAGAATGTGGCGGTCAAGGAGCTGGAAACGGCACATGGTCAGCCGCTCAGCATGCGCAAGACCGTCAGTGTGCCGAACTTCTCACAG GCGGTCAAAGACACCACCAATACCGGGAGT ATTATGCGCTTCGATGCATCGATGGAGTCGCTGCTGAATGTGGGACGATCCGAGTCCTTTGCCGATCTCAATAACAGCGCTTTAGGCAACAAGTTTACTCCAG GTCACAGTCCAGCGGGAGCAGGCGGAGTCATCCGAAGTCGCCACAGCTTTGGAGGCAAAGGAAGCAGCGATGATTCTCCCGGAAAAGCCTTTGGAATTG CGCGTCCAACATTTTTGAATCTCAATTTGAACTTGAACACTTTGAGAATTGCGCCAACGAAAC CTTCGCCAGCTACTAGTAAGCTGCTGGGCATGCGCATGACCACGTTGCACGAGGAGCCACTGGGCGGACACAGATCTCTCGACGAAGAGCCTGAGGATAGCTACAGCGACTCGGAGTACGCTGCCGAGTACGAGCAGGAGcggcagcaaaacaaaagcatggCCACGCGATCCCGCCTCACGGCTTCCAAGACCATGGACTCATTCATGGACGTCAGCAGCCATTCGAACCAGAGCTACTTGAGTTACACGTCCAGTGCCAACACTAACATGAAGCATCTGACCGGCTTGGCGACGCTGAGCATGAGCTCATCCACCAGCAGTGGCTATGGTTCTCAGGCTGTCTCCTGCAACAATCTGAGCAACGAGGATATTGCTTCAATGCGTTCCATGAGCATTGATGAGACTCCAG ATTTCGATCGAGTCAACTCGAACTCGCCACCGAACCGGCTGGCACGAGTTAACCCCTTCCTTAAGGACATGCCCAAAGCTAAAATACAAGAGCAACCAGAGCCGCAGGCCAAGAAGCTGCAGGAAGCATTCACGCATCCGTTGGAGCAGCTGGAGGCCAGGGAAAACGCACAAAGTGACGAAGATGAATGCGCGCAACTGCCAaagaataacaacaacaacgaggaCTTGGTAAAGGAGCCGAATCAACCTGCAGGCCAAACGGAGATGGAAGAAGCTGAACCGCAACCTGAATCACGAACGGAGTTTGCCACAGACAATCAGAACGGCAACAGGTCCTCCGACGAGTTAAGCCACAGTTCCGAGGATCTGCTCGAAGGCGATGGCATCGTCCGGGAAGAGTTGCCCGCCGGAAAGGTGGTGCGGCGCAAGAAGTCCAACACCCAGCCCCCGACCAATGGCAACAgcataaataacaacaacaacagcacaaGCCAGGCACCACGCATCAATCACCGGGCATCGGTGGCCAAAATGGAGGGTCTGGCCGCATACATGGACTCTAGCATTATGACCAGCAGCACAGAAGTTGATG AGGAAAGCAAGGATGTGGAAGTGGTTCTGCCCGAGTGGATTGAGGTGGGCGAGTCAGTGGTAATCCGACCCTATAACACCAGCGGCGTCATCCGCTTTGTGGGGACCACGGAATTCCAACCCGGTGCTTGGATTGGCGTTGAATTGGACACACCGACGGGCAAAAACGACGGCAGCGTGAAGGGCGTTCAGTATTTCCAGTGCAAGCCCAAGCACGGCATGTTTGTGCGCTCCGATAAGTTGATGCTGGACAAGCGTGGCAAGGCGATGCGAGCCTACAAGGCCGCCGAGaagagcaacagcatcagcaaaG AGATGAGTACCTCGATGACTGGTTCGATGACACGATCCAAGAGCCGCGGCGATTCGCTAAACCTTTCGGCGCGTAAATGA